Below is a window of Lacrimispora xylanolytica DNA.
TTTTGCTTGTTTTTGGACCTCCTGTAAAAAAGCATTTATGTCAACCTTTTGCAGCTTTGGAGATACCAAATTACCAGACTTATTTATTTCCATTAACATCTGCACATACTCTTGTATTTGCAGAGAGCTCTCTTCAATGTAACTGATACAATCCAACTGTTCGTCCGTAGGATTTGTTTCGTATAATAATTCTGCATTTCCCCTAATCAATGTCAGGGGTGTTTTTAAGTCATGTGCCAGCGCGGATATCTGCTCTTTTCTTGACTGCTCCATATTCCATTGACTTTCCAGAGAAAGCTTTAAGGCATGACGCATATTATCCATGGATGACAAGACCTTGTTTATTTCTTTGATATTGCCTTTTTCCGGAATATAATCCAGGTCTTCATGCTGTATGTGATCTGCGGCTGAGATTAGGGTATTTAGCTTTTTCCTGAGTACATGCCCAAAACGGAGTGCTGTTGTTATTACAAGGGAAAAAATACATGCAATTAGAGTCACTCCAAAGAGAGCTTCCGGGGGGGGAAGGTATCTTCTCAAGGTTTCTGATTGATATTGGGGAATGATTTTATATCTTAGCACGCAATATTCCTGATCCCGTGGAATGACTTTGTAATAATTCCCCTTTATATCTGACGTGCTCCCCTGTACTGCCTCCCAAGCTCTATCCGTTTCTCCAGCCTCAATATTTCCATATTTAACACGCCCATCTAAGGTAAAAATGATATACTGGTTTAATTCAGGAATCATATCTTCGCTTACTTTATCTGCCGTACGTATCTTATCAAAGGAAGCATTTGCCTGTTTTTCTGCATAGTTAGCATAATAGATGAGACCAAAACTATCTAAACTGCTAAAAATCAAGAATAGCACAATGCAGATTGCGATCACACCAAAAAATAAATACAGAAAATATTTTAAATAAAACAGGCTTAACGGAATTTCTCTTTCTTTCCTTACTCTTCCCATTTATATCCAATCCCCCATACCGTTTTCACCGGTGCATAATTCAGGCTCTCTAATTTTAACCGAATATTTTTAATATGAGTTGAAATCGTACTGTCATTGCTTTCCCCATCATATCCAAATACCTTTTCATAAATCTGCTCTCTGGAAAATACCTGGCCTGGGCTGCGAGCCAGAAATTCACATATCTGATATTCCCCCTTTGTTAAAGGAACCGTTACCTCGCCAACGATAAGCTGTTTCCCTGATAGATTAAAGTAAGAATTGGAAAATGTAAGTCTTGAAGTATGTTCTCTTCGGTCCCGCCTTAAATGAGCCGATACCCTTGCACGCAGCTCTAATTTCCCAAAAGGCTTTAAGATATAATCATCTGCACCTGCTTCCAGACCACTTACTAAACTACTTTCTTCTGCTTTTGCAGTTAGAAATAAGATGGGACAGTCCACATAGGAACGTATTTCCTTGCAGAGGGTATAACCATCCACCCCCGGCATCATCACGTCCAATAAAATCAAATCAAACCCGCAAAGATTGAGCTGCTTAACGTCAGCTGGTTCTGAAATAGTTGTTACCATATGTCCGTCTCTCGTTAAGATTTTTTGTATCATAACAAGAATTGCTTCCTCGTCATCAACTGCCAGGATATTTCCCATACTTATCACTTCCTTTCTGCAGAAATTATAACCGTTCTCTATTTCCAAGTAAAGTTAATCACTGGTATTTCCTCCCTCCCATCTGCATGACCAGACACAGTATAAAAGGAAAGCTGCAATTGTAGTAAAAATGCAAAGGCTGATTGCAAGTGAAACATCAGGCCCATCGAATATTGAGCCTTTCTCTTTTGCCAGTGCATAGGTGACGAATCTAGAAGCCCATGAGCAAGGAGTATATTGCCATCTCCCTTCTCCCATCCCAGTAAGAAACAGAGCAGAAATCAGGCTTTCTGTAATCCCTACTCCAATGGATAAGCCTTTGTTAAAGCGTAAGGACAAAAACAAATGCCAAATATATAAATGGAAGCTACTTGCCAGTAGTATCAATGATGCCTTTCCGTAGAACAAAATACTGACTGGAGATCGCTGCAAAAGAAAGGTGTAACCTGCACCAAAAAGCAAACATGCAAAGAAGACAGCCAATACTCCTGCTAAAAACAGAAACATTAATTTACTTAAAAATGCTGGCAATCTTTTTGGAGAACAAAGGAGAATCTGATAATGTCCCGCCGACATCTCCTGCTCAGAAACCATGACACTAAATAATGCAATGAGAAAAGGAAAACCAATTCCCAAAACCTGAACGTAAGCTTCCACCATGCCATAAGCATTTCTTGGGACAGATGCACTATATGCAAGAAATACTCCCGAAATCAATATCGGAATTACAATATGCCAAAGCCAAAAATACATGTGCCTGACCTTTAGGAACTCAGACTTTAGACATCTATAAAATGCAATCATTATGCTTCCCTCTTTTTCTTAAACCAAAACGTTGTACAGAGTGTTATTCCAAGAAACCATATCAAAGACAGACATATTCCGGGAATTATTACATTTGTATTATAAAGTTGGTTATCAACTGGCATCGGAATTCCATTTGGAAAAATTCCTAATACTGGACACATGAGGCGAATGGGAATACAAGGTGGATATACCCACCAATAGCTGCTGCTTGGCAGTGTGACGGTGCCAAAAATAGACAGCACCATGCTGGTAAATATGCTGGCAAACATTCCAAACCTCGCACTTAAAAACAGGAACAAGGGAATTTCCCACATGTAGGAAAGGGTTAACAATAACGCAGCGACACTCCCAGGCCAAAGTGAAATATTGGTACCAGATATAGCTCCTCCTACATAGGTTCCAATGAACATCATAAAATTTGAGAACAGAAGGACAAGTATACAATATCCAACTTTCCCCAGCCAGCTTTTCTCCAGAGCGAAAGGCAGCAACAAGATATGATGATATTTCATTTTTTTATCTTTTTTAATGCAAAGATAACTTACAATGGATAGCATTCCAGGAAGAAATAATGTATACCACCAATTCCATGCCCCTGCCTGAAACGCCCGATCAAAGCCACCTGTAAAGAATAGTGCAAGAAACATAACCATGAATGGGGCGATGATTGGAAGAAATAATCCAAATGTGTGTTTCAGCTTAAGATGCTCCGCCTTTATCATATTAACCATTTGTTCCCTCCTCCTTTCGATTCTCTCTTACTACCTCCATAAAAAGCTTCTCTAAGTCTTCTTTCGGATCTATTTTACCGGTATACCCCAAGACACCACCTACAATAATCCCAATATGATCAACAATTTGCTGTACCTCTGATAGATTATGGCTTGATAGAATCACCGTAATTCCCTTTGCAGGAAACGATTGGATTAACGTTCGCATTTCTTCTATTCCGATAGGATCCAGACCATTGGTAGGTTCGTCAAGAATAAGGAGCTTTGGCTGGCTGATTAAGGCATTTGCAATTCCAAGCCGCTGCTTCATGCCAAGGGAAAACTGACCTGCTCTTTTCTTTCCTGTATGGGTCAGGCCAACAATCTGAAGCACCTCCTCTATTCTTTTATCACTGCAGCCAAGCAAGGTAGTTTTGACCTTTAAATTTTCATATGCAGTGAGATTTTCATAAAGCGGCGGCATTTCAATCAAAGCACCTATGTCGTTTAAATGTTCTCTGGTCCATTCCCTTCCATTAAATTCAATGGTGCCTGAGGTCGGCCTCATAATGCCGGTTATCATTTTTAAAGTTGTAGATTTCCCAGCACCATTGGGTCCCAGCAGACCATAAATAGAGTTTTTTTGTATGCTCAGGGATACTTGGTTGACTGCTATTTGATCATTAAATTTTTTACAAAGATTTTTAGTTTTCAAAATCGTATCCATTTGATATCAGTCCTTTCTATTGATTGATATAGATAGGATAACCAATAATTTTGAAGAATTTATAAAGTTATTCCTTATTGGAATAATTCGTTAAAAACTTGATAATTGCTTCACCACTCTTTATACTAAGATTATAATCCATCATCTTATGAGTCTCGGTTGTAAGAAATTATTTTTATAAAGAGCAAGTTGTCATACTGCATAAGAAGGAGGATTTAAATGAAAAAGCTATCTACCCTGTTTTTAAGTATGGTTATTACCCTAAGTTTTGCAGCATCCACGTGGGCTGCCGATAACACCGCGAGCTCTGGAACCCGCATTGGATATACGGATTTTAATCTGTCAGACTTGGTTGGTACAGAAACACTTTCAGCTGCCAGAGCTGCTACTGCAAGCAAAGATGCTACCGTTGGTACAGTGGAAGCAAGGCTTTTTAACAATGCAACAGGAACTATTGTAGGCACAAGCCCTACCTTTAAGTTCAATGGTATTCCCACTGGTGCGAAAATCACCAACGTCCAGGCATGGAATCCCTCGAAAAGCAATATTTCTCAAGGAAAATTTACAGCCATTGAAAAAGTACAGGTATTCTGCGGCGGACAAGGGTCTGGATTCTTTAATTACTGGGTGACTTCAGCGCCCAGCACTTCAAATCCATGTAATACACCAGTATTAAATGGTTTAAATGCTGACAGTACTTATCAGATTCAGATTCAGGGCCGTGTATTAAGCAACTATACCGGTATGGATGGTTTTACCATCAGGGGGACAATCGTCCGCGTCACATACAGCTATTAATTCAGTTACCATAACATGAAATAATGAAGCGAAGCAGATGACAACTTGCTGAATGCAACAAAAAGCAGGGGCTTGTTTTGAGACAAGCCCCTGCTTTTTGTTGTTATATTTTATGCGAGATAATCCACTCTGTTTTTAAGTTCTGT
It encodes the following:
- a CDS encoding sensor histidine kinase yields the protein MGRVRKEREIPLSLFYLKYFLYLFFGVIAICIVLFLIFSSLDSFGLIYYANYAEKQANASFDKIRTADKVSEDMIPELNQYIIFTLDGRVKYGNIEAGETDRAWEAVQGSTSDIKGNYYKVIPRDQEYCVLRYKIIPQYQSETLRRYLPPPEALFGVTLIACIFSLVITTALRFGHVLRKKLNTLISAADHIQHEDLDYIPEKGNIKEINKVLSSMDNMRHALKLSLESQWNMEQSRKEQISALAHDLKTPLTLIRGNAELLYETNPTDEQLDCISYIEESSLQIQEYVQMLMEINKSGNLVSPKLQKVDINAFLQEVQKQAKGLCMGKDIQLVWETNHTIPNITIDPNLLMRALSNVLANATEYTPSGGNITFMTEEENGYLRFSIRDTGTGFSPEALKYATTQFYMDDQSRNSKSHYGIGLYVADSVAIQHGGRLILENNKTKQGAIVTIEIPV
- a CDS encoding response regulator transcription factor is translated as MGNILAVDDEEAILVMIQKILTRDGHMVTTISEPADVKQLNLCGFDLILLDVMMPGVDGYTLCKEIRSYVDCPILFLTAKAEESSLVSGLEAGADDYILKPFGKLELRARVSAHLRRDRREHTSRLTFSNSYFNLSGKQLIVGEVTVPLTKGEYQICEFLARSPGQVFSREQIYEKVFGYDGESNDSTISTHIKNIRLKLESLNYAPVKTVWGIGYKWEE
- a CDS encoding lantibiotic immunity ABC transporter MutG family permease subunit — translated: MIAFYRCLKSEFLKVRHMYFWLWHIVIPILISGVFLAYSASVPRNAYGMVEAYVQVLGIGFPFLIALFSVMVSEQEMSAGHYQILLCSPKRLPAFLSKLMFLFLAGVLAVFFACLLFGAGYTFLLQRSPVSILFYGKASLILLASSFHLYIWHLFLSLRFNKGLSIGVGITESLISALFLTGMGEGRWQYTPCSWASRFVTYALAKEKGSIFDGPDVSLAISLCIFTTIAAFLLYCVWSCRWEGGNTSD
- a CDS encoding lantibiotic immunity ABC transporter MutE/EpiE family permease subunit, producing the protein MVNMIKAEHLKLKHTFGLFLPIIAPFMVMFLALFFTGGFDRAFQAGAWNWWYTLFLPGMLSIVSYLCIKKDKKMKYHHILLLPFALEKSWLGKVGYCILVLLFSNFMMFIGTYVGGAISGTNISLWPGSVAALLLTLSYMWEIPLFLFLSARFGMFASIFTSMVLSIFGTVTLPSSSYWWVYPPCIPIRLMCPVLGIFPNGIPMPVDNQLYNTNVIIPGICLSLIWFLGITLCTTFWFKKKREA
- a CDS encoding lantibiotic protection ABC transporter ATP-binding protein, with the protein product MDTILKTKNLCKKFNDQIAVNQVSLSIQKNSIYGLLGPNGAGKSTTLKMITGIMRPTSGTIEFNGREWTREHLNDIGALIEMPPLYENLTAYENLKVKTTLLGCSDKRIEEVLQIVGLTHTGKKRAGQFSLGMKQRLGIANALISQPKLLILDEPTNGLDPIGIEEMRTLIQSFPAKGITVILSSHNLSEVQQIVDHIGIIVGGVLGYTGKIDPKEDLEKLFMEVVRENRKEEGTNG